One stretch of Armigeres subalbatus isolate Guangzhou_Male chromosome 2, GZ_Asu_2, whole genome shotgun sequence DNA includes these proteins:
- the LOC134209450 gene encoding uncharacterized protein LOC134209450 gives MRTIQDHTGLFEFTVEQLKIKWANLTRKYKLLITPPTGGATENGETTPGDWEYFDLLHEFMSSQHTINPPIVINSCGIVVENSNNNFPNDDELHVAGPSNVNPDGSNVSSPETATQSPESMAEQSNRKRKRNRYTQQDMFEFFVEESKRKKKEGRKFFTLLKSIAGAQNIELPNMDSSSSDSEPDF, from the exons ATGAG GACTATACAAGACCATACGGGACTGTTCGAATTTACAGTGGAGCAGCTTAAAATAAAATGGGCTAACTTGACCAGGAAGTACAAG CTACTTATCACCCCGCCCACTGGAGGTGCCACGGAGAATGGTGAGACAACACCAGGCGATTGGGAATATTTCGATCTACTCCACGAATTCATGTCATCACAACACACCATCAATCCTCCGATTGTTATCAACAGCTGTGGAATTGTAGTGGAGAATTCCAATAACAATTTCCCCAATGATGACGAGTTACATGTGGCGGGGCCGTCCAATGTTAATCCAGATGGATCCAATGTTTCAAGTCCTGAGACAGCAACGCAGAGTCCAGAAAGTATGGCTGAACAATCCAACAGGAAACGGAAGCGAAACCGATATACACAGCAGGAcatgtttgaattttttgtcgaagagtcgaagaggaaaaaaaaggaagggAGAAAGTTCTTTACGCTACTGAAGTCTATCGCCGGAGCTCAAAACATCGAGTTGCCAAACATGGACTCAAGTTCCTCCGACTCAGAACCAGACTTTTAA